ACGAGGACCACGGCCCCGGGGAGGAGGCCCTCCTCCACCAGGCGCCGGAAGTAGGCGTCAAGCCTCCGGAAGTCCACCCTCACCACCCCTCAGGAACGGGCCTCCTCGGGCTTAGGAGGAGCCAGAGGGCGAGGAGGAGAAGCGCCAAGGGCAAAAACCACTTCACGAAGAAGCCCAAAAGGCCGAGGGCGGCCCCCAAAAGGGCGAGGAAGAGGCCCACGGGAAGGGCCAAGGCGGCGAGGAGGAGGGCCAGGGGAAGGGCCAAAAGGACGAGGACCAGGGCCACGAAAGGGCCCAGGAGAAACCAGGCGAGGACGAGCCCCAAAAGGAGAAGGACCCAGCCTAGGACCCGCATGCCTCAAGCCTACACCCTCTTCCGCCTCCGATGCCCGAACGAAGGCTAGGCCTTTTCGGGGCCCCCATGCGGGCCCAAGCCCGCATGGGGTGCTCTCAGGCCGGGGCCGCCCCAATGGTCCTCCCCCCGTCCACGAAGAGGACCTGGCCGGTGATGAAGCTGGACTCGTCGGAGACCAGGAAGAGGGCGGCGTAGGCCACCTCCAAGGGCTTCCCCGCCCGGCCCAAGGGGGTGGCGGCGATGGCCTTCTCCCGCACCTTCTCCGGCACCTTGGCCGTCATCCGCGTCTCAATAAACCCCGGGGCCAGGGCGTTCACCCGGATCCCCCACCGCCCAAGCTCCAGGGCCAAGGTCCGGGTAAGCCCCACCACCCCCGCCTTGGAGGCGGCGTAGTTCGCCTGCCCCAGGTTCCCCAAATAGACCCGGCTTGCGGTGAGGACGATGCTCCCAGGGTTTTTCTCCCGCATGGCCTCGGAGGCCGCCTTGGCCACCAGGAAGCTTCCCGTGAGGTTTACCCGGAGGACGA
This region of Thermus thermophilus genomic DNA includes:
- a CDS encoding SDR family oxidoreductase: MRLKDKAVLITGAAHGIGRATLELFAREGARLVACDVEEGPLREAAESVGAHPVVMDVADPASVERGFAEALAHLGRLDGVVHYAGITRDNFHWKMPLEDWELVLRVNLTGSFLVAKAASEAMREKNPGSIVLTASRVYLGNLGQANYAASKAGVVGLTRTLALELGRWGIRVNALAPGFIETRMTAKVPEKVREKAIAATPLGRAGKPLEVAYAALFLVSDESSFITGQVLFVDGGRTIGAAPA